From one Mya arenaria isolate MELC-2E11 chromosome 4, ASM2691426v1 genomic stretch:
- the LOC128230434 gene encoding putative neural-cadherin 2: protein MLTGGHLQLVYNMGDGEVALILSEIRVDNGQYHLVTLERHGSTFILKLDGGEWRYYTETSGRDSGLRDFSIRQDRIVAGASVSYASGSPVYYGDDLSNTCIKDVRIDNSWFPLTFEEAILSPAAVLVFSANVQEQCSRDDCPPGQCTPPKYVCLSGKTSHAPVRNIM, encoded by the exons ATG CTTACAGGTGGACATTTGCAACTCGTGTACAATATGGGTGATGGCGAGGTGGCGCTAATCCTTTCGGAAATCAGGGTTGACAACGGCCAGTATCACTTAGTGACACTTGAACGTCACGGCAGCacgtttatattaaaattgGATGGCGGAGAATGGCGTTATTACACAGAGACGTCAGGTCGGGACAGCGGACTTAGGGATTTCAGCATACGCCAAGATAGAATTGTCGCTGGAGCGTCAGTGAGCTATGCCTCTGGATCGCCTGTGTATTACGGTGACGACTTGTCGAACA CGTGTATCAAAGACGTTCGGATTGACAACAGTTGGTTTCCGCTTACCTTTGAGGAAGCAATATTGAGCCCCGCTGCCGTTTTAGTGTTTTCAGCAAATGTACAGGAACAGTGCAGTCGAGATGACTGTCCCCCTGGCCAGTGTACACCACCAAAATATGTGTGCCTAAGTGGGAAGACTTCACATGCTC CTGTCCGGAACATTATGTGA